GGATTGTCCTGGTTAGGAGTAGAAGAAACCTGCAATTTGCCGTCGGCAGCTACCGAAAGCCATGCCCAGCCGGATCCGAAGCGCGTAGCACCTGCTTCACTGAACTTCTTTTTGAAATCTTCAAATGAGCCAAAAGCTTCATTAATAGCCTCTGCAAGTTCGCCAGTAGGCTCGCCTCCGCCATCAGGAGACAGCACGGTCCAGAACAAGCTGTGATTATAGTGACCGCCGCCATTATTTCGCACGGCAGCAGGGAAGCTGGAAATGTTTGCCAGGATATCTTCAAGCGATTTGCTCTCAGCATCTGTTCCGGCCAGCGCTTTATTTAAGTTGTCAACATAAGCCTGATGGTGCTTACCATGGTGAATCTCCATAGTAGCTTTATCAATGTGCGGTTCAAGCGCGTCTGATGCGTATGGTAACGCAGGTAGTTCGAAAGCCATAATTTATATATTTAAAAGGTTAAACATTTAAGCCAGTACAAAGATAACTTATGCTTAAATTTTTTGTTCAGCAGTATGTCAACTTTTACTTCTTTTCCTTAAAAAGAAGTTTTTCATCAACGTAGCACAATCGTTTTCTTTTACCCCGCTAACTATTTCTGTCCGGGGATGAGTGATTTGCTGGTTGATGCGACTAAACCCCCGCTTCATATCGTGCGCTCCAAAAACAATAC
The window above is part of the Arcticibacter tournemirensis genome. Proteins encoded here:
- a CDS encoding superoxide dismutase, giving the protein MAFELPALPYASDALEPHIDKATMEIHHGKHHQAYVDNLNKALAGTDAESKSLEDILANISSFPAAVRNNGGGHYNHSLFWTVLSPDGGGEPTGELAEAINEAFGSFEDFKKKFSEAGATRFGSGWAWLSVAADGKLQVSSTPNQDNPLMDVADVKGTPILGMDVWEHAYYLKYQNKRPDYIAAFWNVVDWNAVAERFKK